A stretch of the Bradyrhizobium sp. CCBAU 53351 genome encodes the following:
- the cimA gene encoding citramalate synthase, which yields MSKERLYLFDTTLRDGAQTNGVDFTLQDKQVIAAMLDDLGIDYVEGGYPGANPTDTEFFGTKPEFRHARFTAFGMTRRAGRSVSNDPGVAGLLEAKADAICFVAKASAYQVRVALETTKEENLASIRDSVAAAKAAGREVMLDCEHFFDGYKEDSGFALACAKAAYDAGARWVVLCDTNGGTMPDEVEAIVTEVTKHIPGDHVGIHAHNDTEQAVANSLAAVGAGARQIQGTLNGLGERCGNANLCSLIPTLKLKQGFADAFEIGVTTEKLATLVKVSRTLDDMLNRVPNRHAAYVGESAFVTKTGIHASAVLKDPQTYEHVLPELVGNHRKVLVSDQAGRSNVIAELDRAGIPYEKSDPKLTRLVEVLKEREAQGYAYESANASFELLARRTLGKVPHYFEVEQFDVNVEQRYNALGERVTVALAVVKVDVAGEHLISAAEGNGPVNALDVAMRKDLGKYQKYIEGLKLIDYRVRILNGGTGAVTRVLIESEDENGDSWTTVGVSPNIIDASFQALMDSVIYKLVKSGAPA from the coding sequence ATGAGCAAGGAGCGGCTTTATCTGTTCGACACCACGCTGCGCGATGGCGCGCAGACCAATGGCGTCGATTTCACGCTTCAAGACAAGCAGGTCATCGCCGCGATGCTCGACGACCTCGGCATCGACTATGTGGAAGGCGGCTATCCCGGCGCCAATCCGACCGACACCGAATTTTTCGGCACAAAGCCGGAGTTCAGGCACGCGCGCTTCACCGCCTTCGGCATGACGCGCCGGGCAGGGCGCTCGGTCTCGAACGACCCAGGCGTTGCCGGGCTGTTGGAAGCGAAGGCGGATGCGATCTGCTTCGTGGCGAAAGCGTCGGCCTATCAGGTGCGTGTGGCGCTGGAAACGACGAAGGAAGAAAACCTTGCGTCCATCCGCGACAGCGTCGCGGCCGCGAAGGCCGCCGGTCGCGAGGTCATGCTCGACTGCGAGCATTTCTTCGATGGCTACAAGGAAGATTCGGGCTTCGCGCTCGCCTGCGCCAAGGCTGCCTATGATGCCGGCGCGCGCTGGGTGGTGCTGTGCGACACCAATGGCGGCACCATGCCTGACGAGGTTGAGGCCATCGTCACCGAGGTGACAAAGCACATCCCCGGTGATCACGTCGGCATCCACGCCCATAACGACACCGAGCAGGCGGTGGCCAATTCGCTCGCCGCCGTGGGGGCCGGCGCGCGGCAGATCCAGGGCACGTTGAACGGCCTTGGGGAGCGCTGCGGCAACGCCAATCTCTGTTCGCTGATCCCGACGCTAAAGTTGAAGCAGGGGTTCGCCGATGCCTTCGAGATTGGCGTCACGACGGAGAAGCTGGCGACCCTTGTCAAGGTCTCGCGTACGCTCGACGACATGCTCAACCGCGTGCCGAACCGGCACGCGGCTTATGTCGGCGAGAGCGCTTTCGTCACCAAGACCGGCATCCATGCGTCCGCGGTGCTCAAGGATCCGCAGACCTATGAGCATGTGCTGCCTGAGCTGGTCGGCAATCACCGCAAGGTGCTGGTGTCCGATCAGGCCGGCCGGTCCAACGTCATTGCCGAGCTCGACCGTGCCGGCATTCCTTACGAGAAGAGCGATCCGAAGCTGACGCGCCTCGTCGAGGTGCTGAAGGAGCGCGAGGCGCAAGGCTACGCCTACGAATCCGCCAATGCCTCGTTCGAGCTGCTGGCGCGCCGCACGCTCGGCAAGGTGCCGCATTATTTCGAGGTCGAGCAGTTCGACGTCAATGTCGAGCAGCGCTACAACGCGCTCGGCGAGCGCGTCACCGTGGCGCTCGCGGTGGTGAAGGTCGACGTTGCCGGCGAGCACCTGATCTCGGCCGCCGAAGGCAACGGCCCCGTCAACGCGCTCGACGTCGCCATGCGCAAGGACCTCGGCAAGTACCAGAAATACATCGAGGGCTTGAAGCTGATCGACTACCGGGTGCGTATCCTCAACGGCGGCACCGGCGCGGTCACGCGCGTCCTGATCGAGAGCGAGGACGAGAACGGCGACAGCTGGACCACGGTCGGCGTGTCCCCGAACATCATCGACGCCTCGTTCCAGGCGCTGATGGATTCGGTGATCTACAAGCTCGTGAAGTCGGGCGCGCCGGCGTAG
- a CDS encoding VOC family protein — MIDHISVGVSDLDRAARFYEATLAALGLTRLVTRPRTVGFGKAYPEFWVNLRETMPRVPAESGVHICLRAKTTGEVDAFHAAALAAGGASDGAPGIRPHDRVRYYAAFVTDPDGNRIEAVTFPSA, encoded by the coding sequence ATGATCGACCACATTTCCGTCGGCGTCAGCGATCTCGACCGCGCCGCAAGATTCTACGAGGCGACGCTCGCAGCGCTCGGCCTCACGCGCCTCGTCACGCGGCCGCGGACGGTGGGCTTCGGCAAGGCCTATCCCGAGTTCTGGGTCAACTTACGCGAGACCATGCCGCGCGTACCGGCGGAAAGCGGCGTGCACATCTGCCTGCGGGCGAAGACGACGGGCGAGGTCGATGCGTTTCATGCCGCAGCTCTCGCGGCGGGCGGGGCCTCCGACGGCGCGCCCGGCATCCGCCCGCACGATCGCGTGCGCTATTACGCAGCCTTCGTCACCGATCCCGACGGCAACCGGATCGAGGCGGTGACGTTTCCGAGCGCGTAG
- a CDS encoding LysR family transcriptional regulator yields MDIDSIRLVIEVARQASFAGAARQRDVDPSSVSRMIAQVEAELGFRIFQRTTRSMSLTEAGERYVGRAELVLQELDAAAEEATALGTIPRGRLRATASVAFGNRCLVPLLPEFRAEFPQLQLELILTDSNLDLVSEGIDLAIRLGPGFSGDLVGAKLFDTRYRVCASSAFLRGKPRPRRPADLSAMSCLLFTFPDFRSRWMFRDRRGEITEVAVQGDLLLSNALALRDCARAGLGPALLPDWLIDEDLVGKRLVDLFPDWQVTATTFDTAAYVLYPNRAFLPVKVRRTIDFLRRHLVKQAKRARR; encoded by the coding sequence ATGGACATCGATTCAATTCGATTGGTGATCGAGGTCGCTCGCCAGGCGAGCTTTGCCGGCGCCGCGCGGCAACGCGACGTCGACCCCTCCTCGGTCTCACGGATGATCGCCCAGGTCGAAGCGGAGCTTGGCTTTCGCATCTTCCAGCGCACCACACGCAGCATGTCGCTGACGGAGGCTGGCGAACGCTACGTGGGCAGGGCCGAGCTCGTTCTACAGGAGCTCGATGCCGCCGCCGAGGAGGCGACCGCCCTTGGCACCATTCCCCGCGGCCGGCTTCGCGCGACCGCTTCAGTCGCATTCGGCAATCGCTGCCTGGTGCCGCTGCTGCCCGAATTCAGGGCGGAATTTCCCCAGCTCCAGCTCGAACTCATCCTGACGGACAGCAATCTCGATCTGGTCAGCGAGGGAATCGACCTCGCGATCCGTCTCGGTCCCGGATTCAGCGGCGACCTCGTCGGCGCCAAGCTGTTCGATACCCGTTACCGGGTCTGTGCAAGCTCGGCTTTTCTGCGTGGGAAGCCCCGGCCAAGACGGCCCGCCGATCTGTCCGCGATGTCCTGCCTTCTGTTCACGTTTCCCGATTTCCGATCCCGCTGGATGTTCCGCGACCGACGCGGCGAAATCACCGAGGTCGCCGTCCAGGGAGACCTTCTGCTTTCGAACGCGCTCGCGCTGCGCGATTGCGCACGGGCGGGGCTCGGTCCGGCGCTCCTGCCGGACTGGCTGATCGACGAGGATCTCGTCGGCAAGCGGCTCGTCGATCTGTTTCCCGATTGGCAGGTGACGGCGACGACGTTCGATACTGCGGCCTACGTGCTCTACCCAAACCGGGCATTCCTGCCAGTCAAGGTGCGTCGAACGATTGATTTCCTGCGCCGGCATTTGGTGAAGCAGGCAAAGCGCGCGCGACGGTGA
- a CDS encoding FMN-dependent NADH-azoreductase, translating into MPVLLRIDSSARLQGSVSRDLGDGFEAAWRARGSDFRVTRRDLAADPVPQITQTTIAGFYTAAQEMTAELRAATALSDRLIAELKSADEILITAPMYNFTIPAALKAWIDQIVRINLTFSYDGTNFKGLLTARRATVASAYGAGGYLAGGPLGGADFCFNYLKFVLGFLGVAEIQQIGVEATTGDPADLARQVEHAKAGIAAKAA; encoded by the coding sequence ATGCCTGTCTTGCTTCGTATCGATTCCAGCGCCCGCCTTCAGGGCTCCGTTTCCCGCGACCTCGGCGACGGATTCGAGGCGGCGTGGCGTGCGCGCGGGTCGGACTTTCGCGTGACGCGGCGCGATCTCGCCGCCGATCCGGTCCCGCAGATCACGCAGACCACGATCGCCGGCTTCTACACCGCCGCACAGGAGATGACCGCCGAGCTGCGCGCCGCGACGGCGCTATCGGACAGGTTGATCGCCGAACTCAAATCGGCCGATGAGATCCTGATCACCGCGCCGATGTACAATTTCACGATTCCGGCAGCGCTGAAGGCCTGGATCGACCAGATCGTCCGCATCAACCTGACGTTCTCCTATGACGGCACGAACTTCAAGGGACTGCTGACCGCGCGCCGTGCGACCGTGGCCAGCGCTTACGGCGCCGGCGGCTATCTCGCGGGCGGGCCGCTGGGCGGCGCGGACTTCTGCTTCAACTATCTGAAGTTCGTGCTGGGCTTCCTGGGCGTCGCCGAGATCCAGCAGATCGGCGTCGAGGCCACGACGGGCGATCCTGCCGACCTTGCCCGGCAGGTCGAGCACGCGAAAGCCGGTATTGCCGCCAAGGCGGCATGA
- a CDS encoding TIGR00730 family Rossman fold protein: protein MSTIKTVCVYCGSGPGTNPNFIEAAKALGKSLADNKIRLVYGGGSLGLMGAVATSVLDHGGMVTGIIPDFLRMRENALTRVQEMVVTPDMHERKRLMFERSDAFVALPGGLGTLEELVEQLTWQQLGRHAKPVLLANIDNFWEPLFSLVSHMRQTEFIRAGLSVDILKADKVEEIVPRLRAAAAQIPDSQRDLAPEVARKL, encoded by the coding sequence ATGAGCACGATCAAAACCGTCTGTGTCTATTGCGGCTCCGGCCCTGGAACCAATCCCAACTTCATCGAGGCGGCGAAGGCGCTCGGCAAATCGTTGGCGGACAACAAGATCCGCCTCGTTTATGGCGGCGGCTCGCTCGGACTGATGGGGGCGGTCGCGACCTCAGTGCTCGATCACGGCGGCATGGTCACCGGCATCATCCCTGACTTCCTGCGGATGCGCGAGAACGCGCTGACTCGCGTGCAGGAGATGGTCGTCACACCAGACATGCACGAACGCAAGCGGCTGATGTTCGAGCGCTCTGATGCCTTCGTTGCCCTGCCCGGTGGGCTCGGCACGCTGGAGGAGCTGGTCGAGCAGCTGACCTGGCAGCAGCTCGGCCGTCATGCCAAGCCGGTGCTGCTCGCCAATATCGACAATTTCTGGGAGCCGCTGTTCTCCCTGGTGTCCCACATGCGCCAAACCGAGTTCATCCGCGCCGGTCTTTCGGTCGATATCCTGAAGGCGGACAAGGTCGAGGAAATCGTCCCACGGCTGCGCGCCGCGGCCGCGCAGATTCCCGACAGCCAGCGCGATCTCGCGCCGGAAGTGGCGCGCAAGCTCTAG
- a CDS encoding ABC transporter ATP-binding protein/permease: MDQPQSFDGADVPNPVGGPPERATLMGTLAHLWPYIWPGDRFDLKMRVVWSLVLLLAAKLITLSVPFSFKWATDALTGANSAPVQADNWQLWVLASPLLLTASYGVMRILMALLTQWRDGIFARVAMHAVRKLATITFVHMHELSLRFHLERKTGGLTRVLERGREGIEVIVRMVILQLIPTIVEVSLLMAVLLWQFDWRYVAATLITVTLYMYYTYIATEWRIGIRRKMNDSDTEANTKAIDSLLNYETVKYFGAEAREAQRYDKSVARYEEASIQTYTSLAVLNTGQAVIFTLGLTATMLMCAIGVRNGTNTVGDFVLVNAMMIQLYQPLNFMGMVYREIKQAIIDIEKMFGVLGREAEIKDAPDARPLVISAGTVRFEDVRFAYEPTRPILKGLSFEVPAGKTVAIVGPSGAGKSTISRLLFRLYDVSGGKILIDGQDIRSVTQDSLRASIGMVPQDTVLFNDTIRYNIRYGRWDASDAEVEEAASLAQIDHFIRMSPKGYETQVGERGLKLSGGEKQRVAIARTVLKAPPILVLDEATSALDTHTEHEIQGALERVAKNRTSLVIAHRLSTIVGADEIIVLDQGRIAERGTHAKLLAHGGLYASMWNRQREAEEAREKLAKMADTGEAPNREPPPVNDALTAPAAAE; the protein is encoded by the coding sequence ATGGACCAACCTCAATCGTTCGACGGCGCCGACGTTCCCAATCCTGTCGGCGGCCCGCCTGAGCGGGCCACGCTGATGGGCACGTTGGCCCATCTGTGGCCCTATATCTGGCCGGGCGACCGCTTCGACCTGAAAATGCGCGTGGTGTGGTCGCTGGTGCTGCTGCTCGCCGCCAAGCTGATCACGCTCTCGGTGCCGTTCAGCTTCAAATGGGCGACGGACGCGCTGACCGGGGCCAATTCGGCGCCGGTGCAGGCCGACAATTGGCAGCTCTGGGTGCTCGCCTCGCCGTTGTTGCTGACGGCGAGCTACGGGGTGATGCGCATCCTGATGGCGCTGCTGACGCAATGGCGCGACGGCATCTTCGCCCGCGTCGCCATGCACGCGGTGCGCAAGCTCGCCACCATCACTTTTGTTCACATGCACGAGCTGTCGTTGCGCTTTCATCTCGAACGCAAGACCGGCGGCCTGACGCGCGTGCTCGAGCGCGGCCGCGAGGGCATCGAGGTCATCGTCCGCATGGTGATCCTGCAGCTGATCCCGACCATCGTCGAGGTCTCGCTGCTGATGGCCGTGCTGCTCTGGCAGTTCGACTGGCGCTACGTGGCCGCAACGCTGATCACGGTCACGCTCTACATGTACTACACCTACATTGCGACCGAGTGGCGGATCGGCATCCGCCGCAAGATGAATGATTCCGACACCGAGGCGAACACCAAGGCGATCGACTCGCTGCTCAACTACGAGACCGTGAAATATTTCGGCGCCGAGGCCCGCGAGGCGCAACGCTACGACAAATCGGTCGCGCGCTACGAGGAAGCGAGCATCCAGACGTACACCTCGCTCGCGGTGCTCAACACGGGACAAGCCGTGATCTTCACGCTGGGCCTGACCGCGACCATGCTGATGTGCGCGATCGGCGTGCGCAACGGCACCAACACGGTCGGCGATTTCGTGCTGGTCAACGCCATGATGATCCAGCTCTACCAACCGCTGAACTTCATGGGCATGGTCTATCGCGAGATCAAGCAGGCGATCATCGACATCGAGAAGATGTTCGGCGTGCTCGGCCGCGAGGCCGAGATCAAGGACGCGCCCGATGCCAGGCCGCTGGTCATCTCCGCCGGCACCGTGCGCTTCGAGGACGTGCGCTTTGCCTATGAGCCGACGCGTCCGATCCTGAAGGGTCTCAGCTTCGAGGTGCCGGCCGGCAAGACGGTCGCCATCGTCGGCCCGTCGGGTGCAGGCAAGTCGACCATCTCGCGCCTGCTGTTCCGCCTCTATGACGTCTCCGGCGGCAAGATCCTGATCGACGGGCAGGACATCCGCAGCGTGACGCAGGATTCGCTACGCGCCTCGATCGGCATGGTGCCGCAGGACACCGTGCTGTTCAACGACACCATCCGCTACAACATCCGCTACGGCCGTTGGGACGCCAGCGATGCCGAAGTCGAGGAGGCCGCGAGCCTCGCGCAGATCGATCATTTCATCCGCATGTCGCCCAAGGGCTACGAGACCCAGGTGGGCGAGCGCGGGCTCAAGCTGTCCGGTGGCGAGAAGCAGCGGGTCGCGATCGCGCGCACCGTCTTGAAGGCACCGCCGATCCTGGTGCTCGACGAGGCGACCTCGGCGCTCGACACCCATACCGAGCACGAGATCCAGGGCGCGCTCGAGCGCGTGGCGAAGAACCGCACCTCGCTGGTGATCGCGCACCGGCTCTCGACCATCGTCGGGGCCGACGAGATCATCGTGTTGGATCAGGGCCGCATCGCCGAGCGGGGCACCCACGCCAAGCTGCTCGCGCATGGCGGCCTCTATGCCAGCATGTGGAACAGGCAGCGCGAGGCCGAGGAGGCACGCGAGAAACTGGCCAAGATGGCGGATACCGGCGAGGCGCCCAACCGGGAGCCGCCGCCGGTCAACGATGCCCTGACGGCCCCCGCGGCGGCGGAGTGA
- a CDS encoding phosphatidylserine decarboxylase — translation MSILDSIQRQIPPIHKEGYPFIGGFALASLILFWLWSPLGWIGTILTVWCALFFRDPVRVTPVREGLVVSPADGRVSMITMALPPAELGLGDRPLPRISVFMSVFNCHVNRAPVAGRVDRIAYRPGLFINAELDKASEDNERNSLVISTPNARIGVVQIAGLVAKRIVCFVREGQAIGAGERFGLIRFGSRLDVYLPVGTRALVSEGQTAIAGETILADLAGEDPNRAFRAN, via the coding sequence ATGTCCATTCTCGATTCGATCCAGCGTCAGATCCCGCCGATCCACAAGGAGGGCTATCCCTTCATCGGCGGCTTTGCGCTGGCAAGCCTGATCCTGTTCTGGCTGTGGTCGCCGCTGGGCTGGATCGGCACGATCCTGACCGTGTGGTGCGCGCTGTTCTTCCGCGATCCCGTGCGCGTGACGCCGGTGCGCGAGGGGCTGGTGGTGTCGCCGGCCGACGGCCGCGTCTCGATGATCACCATGGCGCTGCCGCCGGCCGAGCTCGGCCTCGGCGACCGGCCGCTGCCGCGCATCTCGGTGTTCATGAGCGTGTTCAATTGCCACGTGAACCGCGCGCCCGTCGCAGGCAGGGTGGACCGCATCGCCTACCGGCCCGGCCTCTTCATCAATGCCGAGCTCGACAAGGCCAGCGAGGACAACGAGCGCAACTCGCTGGTCATCTCGACGCCGAATGCGCGGATCGGCGTGGTGCAGATCGCAGGTCTCGTCGCCAAGCGCATCGTCTGCTTCGTCAGGGAAGGCCAGGCGATCGGCGCCGGCGAGCGCTTCGGTCTGATCCGCTTCGGCTCGCGGCTCGACGTTTATCTGCCCGTGGGGACCAGGGCGCTGGTCTCGGAAGGACAGACCGCCATCGCGGGCGAGACGATCTTGGCCGATCTCGCGGGCGAGGACCCCAACCGCGCCTTCCGCGCCAATTAA
- a CDS encoding phosphatidylcholine/phosphatidylserine synthase, with protein sequence MTPYDFKYPDTRRRRFRPIPVRMLVPNVITLLAICAGLTSIRLSIEGRMSLAVYAIVFAAALDGIDGRIARMIKGQSKFGAELDSLADFVNFGVAPGLMLYFWQLHELGNAGWIAAMVFAISGGLRLARFNATMDDPNKPAFAANFFTGVPAPAGAITVLLPIYVAFLDLGRWPAGLTAAYTLLIAFLMVSRLPVFSGKTKRMRVPPELVLPAFVAVIVFIALLIAYPWHVLSIGTVLYLLALPLGYKSYRDQARALETAGPADGEVSSPPSAPTLANLSEPPHEDDDRPGRLH encoded by the coding sequence ATGACGCCCTATGACTTCAAATATCCCGATACGCGCCGGCGGCGGTTCCGTCCGATTCCGGTGCGGATGCTGGTGCCCAACGTCATCACGCTGCTGGCGATCTGCGCCGGCCTGACCTCGATCCGCCTGTCGATCGAAGGGCGGATGTCGCTCGCCGTCTACGCCATCGTGTTCGCCGCCGCGCTCGACGGTATCGACGGGCGCATCGCGCGCATGATCAAGGGGCAGTCCAAGTTCGGCGCAGAGCTCGACAGCCTCGCCGATTTCGTCAATTTCGGCGTCGCGCCCGGCCTGATGCTGTATTTCTGGCAGCTGCACGAGCTCGGCAATGCCGGCTGGATCGCCGCCATGGTGTTCGCGATTTCCGGCGGCCTGCGTCTCGCGCGCTTCAACGCCACGATGGACGATCCGAACAAGCCGGCTTTCGCCGCCAATTTCTTCACCGGCGTGCCGGCGCCCGCTGGTGCGATCACCGTGCTGCTGCCGATCTATGTCGCGTTCCTCGATCTCGGCCGCTGGCCGGCCGGGTTGACCGCCGCCTACACGCTGCTGATCGCGTTCCTGATGGTGTCGCGCCTGCCGGTGTTCTCCGGCAAGACCAAGCGCATGCGCGTGCCGCCGGAGCTGGTGCTGCCGGCGTTCGTCGCGGTGATCGTTTTCATCGCGCTATTGATCGCCTATCCCTGGCACGTGCTGTCGATCGGCACGGTGCTGTATCTTCTCGCCTTGCCGCTCGGCTACAAATCCTATCGCGACCAGGCGCGTGCGTTGGAAACGGCCGGGCCGGCGGACGGCGAGGTCTCGTCGCCGCCCTCGGCGCCGACGCTGGCGAATTTGTCGGAGCCGCCCCACGAGGACGACGACCGGCCCGGACGGCTGCACTGA
- a CDS encoding RraA family protein has translation MTDKATGPLPASVLEALGRYDTPTICNAMEIVAPERRLIGYTTKQLVCPFPDLPPIVGYARTVAIRSVLKSSLPPEEQSKRRIEYYEYVGTGHGPRISVIQDIDGPDVGYGAFWGEVQSNVHKALGCLGVITDGSIRDIPQWAPGFQALAGSIGPSHAWVHAESFGGEVRVAGMTVRSDDLIHADQHGAIVIPLDIAAKLPEAAELCGRRETPILEIARSPDFSLEKLKAALKRSAEIH, from the coding sequence GTGACTGATAAAGCGACCGGGCCGCTGCCCGCTTCCGTGCTCGAAGCGCTGGGCCGCTACGACACGCCGACGATCTGCAATGCCATGGAGATCGTGGCGCCCGAGCGCCGGCTGATCGGCTACACCACCAAGCAACTGGTCTGCCCGTTCCCCGATCTGCCGCCGATCGTCGGCTATGCCCGCACGGTCGCGATCCGCTCCGTGCTGAAGTCATCGCTCCCGCCCGAAGAGCAGTCCAAGCGCCGCATCGAATATTACGAATATGTCGGCACCGGCCATGGCCCGCGCATCTCGGTGATCCAGGACATCGACGGCCCCGATGTCGGCTATGGTGCGTTCTGGGGCGAGGTGCAGAGCAACGTGCACAAGGCGCTCGGCTGCCTCGGCGTCATCACCGACGGCTCGATCCGCGACATTCCGCAATGGGCGCCGGGCTTCCAGGCCCTGGCCGGCTCGATCGGCCCGTCCCATGCCTGGGTGCATGCGGAAAGCTTTGGCGGCGAGGTGCGCGTTGCCGGCATGACCGTGAGGTCGGACGACCTGATCCATGCCGACCAGCACGGCGCCATCGTGATCCCGCTCGACATCGCTGCCAAGCTGCCCGAGGCCGCCGAGCTCTGCGGCCGCCGCGAGACGCCGATCCTGGAGATCGCCCGCAGCCCAGACTTCTCGCTGGAGAAGCTGAAGGCGGCGCTGAAGCGCTCGGCGGAAATTCACTGA
- a CDS encoding motility protein A has protein sequence MDIMTSVGLTAGIIVITAMIFMGGDLHMFISEHAMIIIFGGSISATMIRFPLSALLHGLPLGAKFAFTMSRLSAHDLVDELARIAEIARKQGPVGLEKVETDEPFLAKGIRYVADGYDLDFIRDNLERDRDNFLMHLDEGSKIYRAIGDCAPAFGMIGTLIGMVQMFANMTDPSKLGPFMATALLATLYGALVANLFCLPIADKLHGKLLDEETNRTLIIDGILMIRDSKSPTLVREMLLAYLPEKHRHAEGEPVPA, from the coding sequence ATGGATATCATGACGAGCGTCGGGCTCACGGCGGGCATCATCGTCATCACCGCGATGATCTTCATGGGCGGCGACCTGCACATGTTCATCTCCGAACATGCGATGATCATCATCTTCGGCGGCTCGATCTCCGCTACCATGATCCGCTTTCCGCTCTCGGCACTCCTGCACGGCCTTCCGCTCGGCGCCAAGTTCGCCTTCACCATGAGCCGCCTGTCCGCGCACGACCTCGTCGACGAACTCGCCCGCATCGCCGAGATCGCCCGCAAGCAGGGCCCGGTGGGTCTCGAAAAGGTCGAGACCGACGAGCCGTTCCTCGCCAAGGGCATCCGCTACGTCGCCGACGGCTACGACCTCGACTTCATCCGCGACAATCTCGAGCGCGACCGCGACAACTTCCTCATGCACCTCGACGAAGGCAGCAAGATCTACCGCGCCATCGGCGACTGCGCCCCGGCGTTCGGCATGATCGGCACCCTGATCGGCATGGTGCAGATGTTCGCCAACATGACCGACCCTTCCAAGCTCGGCCCGTTCATGGCGACCGCGCTGCTCGCCACGCTTTACGGTGCGCTGGTCGCGAACCTGTTCTGTCTGCCGATCGCCGACAAGCTGCACGGCAAGCTGCTCGACGAGGAGACCAATCGCACGCTGATCATCGACGGCATCCTGATGATCCGCGACTCCAAGAGCCCGACGCTCGTGCGCGAAATGCTGCTGGCCTATCTGCCGGAGAAGCATCGTCACGCCGAGGGCGAGCCGGTGCCGGCGTAA
- a CDS encoding flagellar motor protein MotB, whose protein sequence is MAKKKRGDAHGGGHGWFVTFADLMGLMMSFFVMLVAFSTQDANKLKIVAGSMRDAFGVQSEARYAGIVESDGLPTRPRLKNVDHIQPEDASNTPTPDQEDRDKTSGAKIKVDRNFALAAASLRQALQDMPELTEMSKHIMFEETKQGLNLEIVDQDGRSMFADGSKVPYDRTRRLVEKLAIPLKATPLRVSIAGHTAAGFVPTRSEYGAFDLSADRANAVRQILEREGLPPSHIFAVSGKADTQPLFPDDPSLAANRRVTITLMREDPPLPPNLKP, encoded by the coding sequence ATGGCCAAGAAGAAACGCGGCGATGCGCATGGAGGCGGTCACGGCTGGTTCGTGACCTTCGCCGACCTCATGGGCCTGATGATGAGCTTCTTCGTGATGCTCGTCGCGTTCTCGACGCAGGACGCCAACAAGCTGAAGATCGTCGCCGGCTCGATGCGCGACGCCTTCGGCGTGCAGAGCGAAGCGCGCTATGCCGGCATTGTCGAATCCGACGGTCTGCCGACCCGCCCGCGGCTGAAGAACGTCGACCACATCCAGCCCGAGGATGCCTCCAATACGCCGACGCCGGACCAGGAAGACCGCGACAAGACGTCCGGCGCGAAGATCAAGGTCGACCGCAATTTCGCGCTTGCCGCGGCCTCGTTGCGCCAGGCGCTGCAGGACATGCCGGAGCTGACCGAGATGTCCAAGCACATCATGTTCGAGGAGACCAAGCAGGGGCTCAACCTGGAGATCGTCGACCAGGACGGCCGCTCGATGTTCGCCGACGGCTCCAAGGTGCCCTATGACCGCACCCGCCGCCTGGTCGAGAAGCTCGCGATCCCGCTCAAGGCCACGCCGCTCCGCGTCTCCATCGCCGGTCATACCGCGGCCGGCTTCGTGCCGACCCGCAGCGAATACGGTGCCTTCGACCTGTCGGCGGACCGCGCCAATGCCGTGCGCCAGATCCTCGAGCGCGAGGGCCTGCCGCCCTCGCACATCTTCGCCGTCTCCGGCAAGGCGGACACCCAGCCGCTGTTTCCGGACGATCCTTCGCTCGCGGCCAACCGGCGGGTGACCATCACCCTGATGCGCGAGGATCCGCCGCTGCCGCCGAATCTGAAGCCGTGA